One window of the Acidobacteriota bacterium genome contains the following:
- a CDS encoding DUF6526 family protein — protein sequence MPDTKTQNYSNHARYVPMYHFVLTGAWLVLLAYQLYNLWRAPGVVTALGVVMTFVLLGALLYARIFALAAQDRLIRLEERMRLDRVLPADHKLRGRIDELTVQQLIGLRFASDEELPELAHAALNEVLSQKAIKQRIQNWRPDHCRV from the coding sequence ATGCCTGACACCAAGACTCAAAATTATTCGAATCATGCCCGCTATGTACCGATGTATCACTTCGTGTTGACCGGGGCCTGGCTGGTGCTGCTGGCCTACCAGCTCTACAACTTGTGGCGCGCTCCGGGAGTGGTTACGGCGCTGGGTGTCGTAATGACGTTCGTCCTCTTGGGCGCTCTTCTCTATGCCCGCATCTTCGCCTTGGCGGCGCAGGATCGCTTGATCCGCCTGGAGGAACGCATGCGGCTCGATCGGGTGCTGCCGGCGGACCACAAGCTCCGCGGGCGGATCGACGAACTCACCGTCCAACAGCTCATCGGTTTGCGCTTTGCTTCGGACGAAGAACTCCCTGAGCTGGCCCATGCGGCCTTGAACGAGGTTTTGAGCCAGAAGGCGATCAAGCAGCGCATCCAAAACTGGCGCCCCGATCACTGTCGGGTCTAG